In Nostoc sp. UHCC 0926, a single genomic region encodes these proteins:
- a CDS encoding hybrid sensor histidine kinase/response regulator has translation MATEQLTRDSDNLDLNQLLRTLNAVKQGDFSARMPIDHTGVAGKIADTLNDIIDHNERMAAELQRIGNVVGKEGKIAERASLGNVRGSWSDCVTSVNTLITDLVQPTAETTRVIRSVANGDLSQTIATEIDGRPLQGEFLQTANIVNTMVDRLGSFASEVIRVAREVGTEGKLGVQAQVQGVAGTWKDLTDSVNLMAGNLTGQVRNIAEVATAIANGDLSKKITVDVKGEILQLKNTVNTMVDQLNSFASEVTRVAREVGSEGKLGVQADVRGVAGTWKDLTDSVNFMAGSLTAQVRNIATVTTAVANGDLSKKISVDVKGEILELKNTINTMVDQLNSFASEVTRVAREVGTEGKLGVQAEVKGVAGTWKDLTDSVNFMAGSLTAQVRNIAEVTTAVANGDLSKKITVDVKGEILELKNTINTMVDQLNSFASEVTRVAREVGTEGKLGVQAYVRGVAGTWKDLTDNVNSMAGNLTAQVRNIAEVTKAVANGDLSKKITVDARGEILDLKNTTNTMVDQLSSFASEVTRVAREVGTEGKLGGQAQVQGVAGTWKDLTDNVNSMAGNLTAQVRGIARVVTAVANGDLKRKLMLDAKGEIETLAETINEMIDTLATFANQVTTVAREVGIEGKLGGQARVPGAAGTWKDLTDNVNELAATLTTQLRSLAEVATAVTKGDLTRSIAVEALGEVAILKDNINQMIANLRETTQKNTEQDWLKTNLAKFTRMLQGQRDLETVSKLILSELAPLVGAQHGVFFLMEYGENTPYLKLISSYAYRERRHLANRFHLGEGLVGQCALEKERILLTEVPSDYVRISSGLGEATPLNAVVLPLVFEGQVTAVIELASFRRFSEIHLTFFDQLTESIAIVLNTIAASMRTEELLKQSQSLAEELQTQQSELRQTNQRLEQQAQSLKASEDLLKGQQEELQQTNAELEEKAELLATQKKEVERKNQEIEQARLSLEDKAEQLTLSSKYKSEFLANMSHELRTPLNSLLILAKLLSDNIDHNLTNKQVEYSQTIYSAGTDLLTLINDILDLAKIESGTMSIDMTQMLLAELGEQTERTFREIAQSKRLGFAIEFAPELPISINTDVKRLQQVLKNLLSNAFKFTEHGEVRLKIALAKQGWSNDQKTLNSAQLVIAFSVSDTGIGIAPDKQKVIFEAFQQADGSTSRRYGGTGLGLSISREIAHLFGGEIKLVSQPGQGSTFTFYLPQLSQQSRVHSQESTLIFPTPYLAPAKPELSANSTQPRLNQSYPLTTVLNDDRTTIDIGDRVLLIVEDDVNFARILIEMAQQHGFKVITAQNGSIGLTLAQQFLPSAILLDIRLPEMDGWTVLDRLKHDQNTRHIPVHIMSVEEGRQRGLQLGAIAYLQKPLTSQTISEALTKIKGFVERQVKNLLVVEDDHTQRLSIVELIGNSDVSTIAVGTGAEALEAIRAQHFDCLVLDLGLPDMTGFELIEQIKLLPNGKTLPIIVYTGREISKAQETELRRIAETIIIKDVRSPERLLDETALFLHRVQANLPAPKREILEQLHSQDYLLTGKKALIIDDDVRNIFALTSMLERYQIQVLYAENGREGIALLETTPEIDVVLMDVMMPEMDGYETTRVIRQNDQFKSLPIIALTAKAMQGDREKCIQAGASDYITKPVDTEQLLSLLRVWLYR, from the coding sequence ATGGCAACCGAACAGTTAACTAGAGACAGCGACAATCTAGATTTAAATCAGCTACTAAGAACGCTGAATGCTGTTAAACAGGGTGACTTCTCGGCTCGGATGCCCATAGACCATACTGGTGTGGCGGGGAAAATAGCTGACACGCTCAATGATATTATTGACCATAATGAGCGGATGGCGGCCGAGCTACAGCGAATTGGCAATGTTGTCGGCAAAGAAGGCAAAATTGCCGAACGCGCCTCTCTGGGAAATGTTCGCGGTTCATGGTCAGATTGTGTTACTTCTGTCAATACTCTGATTACAGATTTAGTTCAACCAACAGCAGAAACTACTCGTGTGATTCGGTCAGTTGCCAATGGTGACTTATCGCAAACGATCGCCACAGAAATTGACGGCAGACCTTTGCAAGGTGAGTTTCTCCAAACTGCTAATATCGTCAACACGATGGTGGATCGACTCGGTTCTTTTGCTAGTGAAGTGATCCGGGTTGCGCGTGAGGTGGGAACTGAAGGGAAGTTGGGTGTCCAAGCCCAAGTGCAAGGTGTCGCTGGCACTTGGAAAGATTTGACTGATAGCGTTAACTTGATGGCAGGAAATCTCACCGGACAGGTGCGAAATATTGCCGAAGTTGCCACTGCGATCGCTAACGGTGACTTATCCAAAAAAATCACTGTCGATGTTAAAGGCGAAATTCTGCAACTCAAAAACACCGTCAACACGATGGTGGATCAGCTTAATTCTTTTGCAAGTGAAGTGACGCGGGTGGCGCGTGAGGTGGGAAGCGAGGGTAAACTGGGTGTACAAGCAGATGTGCGCGGTGTGGCTGGCACTTGGAAAGATTTAACTGATAGCGTGAACTTCATGGCGGGAAGCTTAACCGCACAGGTGCGAAACATTGCCACCGTCACCACCGCCGTAGCTAATGGTGACTTATCTAAAAAAATCTCCGTTGATGTCAAAGGTGAAATTTTAGAGTTGAAAAACACCATCAACACGATGGTGGATCAACTTAATTCTTTTGCAAGTGAAGTGACGCGGGTGGCGCGGGAGGTGGGAACTGAAGGGAAGTTGGGTGTGCAAGCGGAAGTTAAAGGTGTCGCCGGAACTTGGAAAGATTTGACCGACAGTGTAAACTTTATGGCGGGAAGTTTGACGGCGCAAGTGCGAAACATTGCCGAAGTTACCACAGCTGTAGCTAATGGCGACCTTTCCAAGAAAATCACTGTCGATGTTAAAGGCGAAATTCTGGAACTTAAAAACACCATCAACACAATGGTGGATCAACTCAACTCCTTTGCAAGTGAAGTGACGCGGGTGGCGCGGGAGGTGGGAACTGAAGGTAAATTAGGCGTGCAAGCTTACGTTAGAGGAGTTGCAGGCACTTGGAAAGATTTGACAGACAACGTTAACTCGATGGCGGGGAACTTAACGGCCCAAGTTCGCAACATCGCGGAAGTTACAAAGGCGGTAGCTAATGGTGACCTTTCTAAGAAAATTACCGTCGATGCCAGAGGCGAAATTTTAGACTTGAAGAATACCACTAATACGATGGTTGATCAACTAAGTTCCTTTGCAAGTGAAGTAACGCGGGTGGCGCGGGAAGTGGGAACTGAAGGGAAGTTAGGCGGACAAGCACAAGTCCAAGGTGTTGCAGGGACTTGGAAAGATTTAACAGACAACGTGAACTCAATGGCGGGGAACTTAACAGCCCAAGTGCGCGGTATTGCTAGAGTTGTAACGGCGGTTGCTAACGGTGACTTGAAACGGAAACTGATGTTAGATGCCAAGGGAGAAATTGAAACTTTGGCAGAGACAATCAACGAAATGATTGATACCCTAGCGACGTTTGCCAATCAAGTAACCACAGTAGCAAGAGAAGTGGGAATTGAAGGGAAGTTAGGGGGACAAGCGAGAGTACCTGGGGCGGCTGGAACTTGGAAAGATTTGACAGATAACGTCAACGAACTCGCTGCTACACTTACCACCCAGTTGCGATCGCTGGCAGAAGTTGCTACAGCTGTAACTAAGGGCGATTTAACTCGTTCAATTGCCGTCGAAGCGCTAGGGGAAGTTGCCATCCTCAAAGACAACATTAACCAGATGATTGCCAATCTGCGGGAGACAACGCAGAAAAACACTGAACAAGATTGGTTGAAAACTAACTTAGCCAAGTTTACCCGAATGCTCCAAGGGCAGCGAGACTTGGAAACTGTATCTAAACTAATTCTCTCAGAATTGGCACCCTTGGTAGGAGCGCAACACGGTGTATTCTTCTTGATGGAGTATGGGGAAAATACGCCGTATTTGAAATTAATTAGTAGCTACGCTTACCGCGAACGTAGACATCTGGCTAACCGCTTCCACTTGGGTGAAGGCTTGGTGGGACAATGCGCTTTAGAAAAAGAGCGAATTCTGCTGACGGAAGTGCCAAGTGATTATGTCAGAATTTCCTCTGGTTTAGGAGAAGCAACTCCACTTAATGCCGTGGTGTTACCTCTAGTTTTTGAAGGACAGGTGACAGCAGTCATAGAATTAGCTTCATTTCGCCGCTTTAGCGAAATTCATTTGACATTCTTCGACCAACTTACCGAAAGTATAGCGATCGTCCTGAACACGATCGCAGCATCGATGCGAACTGAAGAATTACTCAAGCAGTCGCAATCTTTGGCTGAAGAACTCCAAACCCAGCAAAGTGAACTCCGCCAAACCAACCAGCGCTTAGAACAACAAGCCCAATCCCTCAAAGCCTCCGAGGATTTACTCAAAGGACAGCAAGAGGAATTGCAACAAACCAATGCTGAGTTAGAAGAAAAGGCAGAGTTGTTAGCTACGCAGAAGAAAGAAGTCGAGCGCAAAAATCAGGAAATTGAACAAGCAAGACTCTCTTTGGAAGACAAGGCTGAACAACTCACCCTCTCCTCAAAATACAAATCAGAATTTCTCGCCAACATGTCCCATGAACTGCGGACACCGCTGAACAGCTTGTTAATTTTGGCGAAGTTGTTGTCAGATAACATTGATCACAACCTCACCAACAAGCAAGTCGAATACAGCCAGACAATTTACTCAGCAGGTACTGATTTGTTGACGTTAATCAATGACATTCTGGATCTCGCTAAAATTGAATCTGGAACTATGTCGATTGACATGACCCAAATGCTGTTAGCAGAGTTGGGCGAACAGACTGAGCGCACCTTCCGAGAAATAGCTCAAAGCAAAAGACTTGGCTTCGCAATTGAATTTGCTCCCGAATTGCCAATCAGCATCAATACAGATGTCAAACGCTTACAACAGGTGTTGAAAAATCTCCTCTCCAACGCTTTTAAATTTACAGAGCATGGGGAGGTACGCTTAAAGATTGCGCTGGCGAAGCAGGGATGGAGCAACGACCAGAAAACTTTAAATAGCGCCCAGCTTGTGATTGCCTTCTCAGTCAGCGATACAGGCATTGGCATTGCCCCCGATAAGCAGAAAGTGATTTTTGAGGCATTTCAGCAAGCCGATGGCTCTACCAGTCGGAGATATGGCGGCACCGGATTGGGCTTATCAATTAGCCGCGAAATCGCTCATCTCTTTGGTGGCGAAATTAAATTAGTCAGTCAACCCGGTCAAGGTAGCACGTTTACGTTCTATCTACCACAATTGAGTCAACAGTCAAGAGTCCATAGTCAAGAGTCTACATTAATATTTCCCACTCCCTACTTAGCCCCGGCTAAACCAGAGCTATCCGCTAACAGCACTCAGCCCCGGCTAAACCAGAGCTATCCACTAACAACAGTTTTAAATGACGATCGCACTACTATTGACATAGGCGATCGCGTGTTGTTAATTGTCGAAGATGACGTTAACTTTGCGCGTATCCTCATAGAGATGGCGCAACAGCATGGATTCAAAGTAATAACAGCCCAAAACGGCAGTATAGGTTTGACACTAGCGCAGCAATTCCTGCCTTCAGCTATTTTGCTAGATATTAGGTTACCAGAAATGGATGGTTGGACGGTATTGGATCGCTTGAAACATGACCAAAATACGCGTCACATTCCTGTACATATTATGAGCGTTGAGGAAGGGAGACAACGCGGTTTGCAACTAGGAGCGATCGCATATCTGCAAAAGCCTTTAACCAGCCAGACAATATCTGAGGCGTTGACTAAAATTAAAGGTTTTGTTGAGCGCCAGGTGAAAAATTTGTTAGTAGTTGAAGATGATCATACTCAACGGCTTAGTATTGTCGAGTTGATTGGCAACAGCGATGTTTCTACCATTGCTGTTGGTACAGGTGCAGAGGCGCTAGAAGCTATTCGTGCCCAGCATTTTGATTGCCTAGTTCTCGATTTAGGACTACCTGACATGACTGGGTTTGAACTGATCGAGCAGATAAAGCTTCTACCTAACGGCAAAACATTACCAATTATTGTCTACACAGGTAGAGAAATTAGCAAAGCTCAAGAAACAGAACTCAGGCGGATTGCCGAAACAATCATCATTAAAGATGTGCGATCGCCCGAACGTCTCCTGGATGAAACAGCATTGTTTTTACACCGAGTCCAAGCAAATTTACCTGCACCCAAGCGAGAAATACTCGAACAACTGCATTCACAAGACTATTTACTCACTGGCAAGAAAGCGCTAATTATAGACGACGATGTGCGTAATATCTTTGCGCTGACAAGTATGCTGGAGCGTTATCAAATACAGGTTTTATATGCTGAAAACGGTAGGGAGGGTATCGCCCTGTTAGAAACTACACCAGAGATTGATGTCGTTTTGATGGACGTAATGATGCCAGAAATGGACGGTTACGAAACAACACGCGTAATCCGCCAAAACGATCAATTTAAATCTTTGCCGATTATTGCACTGACCGCTAAAGCCATGCAAGGCGATCGCGAGAAGTGTATTCAAGCCGGCGCATCCGACTACATCACCAAACCCGTAGATACTGAACAACTGCTTTCACTATTGCGAGTTTGGCTATACCGTTAA
- a CDS encoding SDR family NAD(P)-dependent oxidoreductase, which yields MKHLEDRVALVTGATRGIGKGIAIGLAEAGATVYVTGRSLNNSSGDAVSGSLSETQSAIEEVGGVCIPVQVDHSDDQQVRLLFERIQDEQDGQLDLLVNNAYSGVQAVKDAYGQPFWDGEPSLWDASNNVGLRSHYVASIFAARMMTKRNSGLICTISSCAGMSYIFNTAYGVGKAACDRLAANMAVELKPHNVASVSIWPGIVGTELFSRFASEMNQTNATEQKSSFISERYNWETPLLTGRVIAALACQPNLMRRTGRVQIVAELAKQYGIVDENGDRPASLRSLRFVLPTALPVLRKYSWLIPDIKMPWSLLLLSALSSPKI from the coding sequence ATGAAACACCTTGAAGATAGAGTGGCATTGGTAACAGGTGCTACGCGGGGAATTGGTAAAGGAATTGCTATTGGCTTGGCTGAGGCTGGTGCAACTGTATACGTCACAGGCCGCAGCCTCAACAACTCTTCTGGTGATGCGGTTTCAGGGAGTCTTAGTGAAACCCAATCAGCCATAGAAGAAGTTGGTGGTGTATGCATTCCCGTGCAAGTAGACCACAGCGACGATCAACAGGTACGTTTACTGTTTGAGCGCATCCAAGATGAGCAGGATGGACAACTCGACCTACTGGTTAACAATGCTTACTCAGGAGTTCAGGCAGTTAAAGACGCTTATGGGCAGCCCTTTTGGGATGGTGAACCAAGTCTTTGGGATGCTAGCAACAACGTTGGTCTTCGTAGCCACTATGTTGCGAGTATTTTTGCTGCCCGAATGATGACTAAGCGCAACTCTGGACTAATTTGCACCATTTCCTCGTGCGCTGGGATGTCTTACATCTTTAATACAGCATACGGTGTTGGTAAAGCAGCTTGCGATCGCCTAGCAGCTAATATGGCTGTTGAACTCAAACCCCATAATGTCGCTTCTGTTTCAATTTGGCCAGGTATTGTTGGTACTGAGCTTTTTTCCCGTTTTGCTTCTGAAATGAATCAAACCAATGCTACTGAGCAAAAAAGCTCATTTATCAGTGAGCGCTACAACTGGGAAACTCCCTTATTAACTGGACGGGTGATTGCTGCACTTGCTTGTCAGCCAAATCTCATGCGCCGTACAGGACGGGTGCAGATTGTTGCCGAATTAGCCAAGCAATATGGAATTGTAGATGAAAATGGCGATCGGCCTGCATCGCTTCGCTCTCTGCGTTTTGTGCTGCCAACTGCATTACCTGTACTGAGAAAGTACTCATGGCTCATACCTGATATTAAAATGCCGTGGTCACTACTACTATTGAGTGCCCTTAGCTCGCCTAAAATTTAA
- a CDS encoding methyltransferase family protein, with protein sequence MKAKYAINLHKGLTFFFILGLMFVYQNFTLGSWVYLALHSTYGFLWLLKDQLFPDKQLEQEVSILQSIFIFLLVNLYWIAPFILISTGTVPPLPLVAAAISLNIFGVFLHFASDTQKYYTLKYQKGLITEGFFARCRNTNYLGEIFIYTAFAMLTQHWLPFLILGGFISMIFIPNMLKKDSSLSRYSEFDDYKNRSGLLLPKLFLMPVSKQQEKTVI encoded by the coding sequence ATGAAAGCCAAGTATGCCATCAATCTGCACAAAGGACTAACATTCTTCTTTATACTGGGACTTATGTTTGTTTACCAGAACTTCACTCTTGGATCTTGGGTGTATTTAGCACTTCATAGTACTTATGGCTTTCTGTGGCTACTAAAAGACCAGCTATTTCCAGACAAACAATTGGAGCAAGAAGTTTCTATTCTACAGAGCATTTTCATCTTTCTTCTGGTGAACTTGTATTGGATAGCACCCTTTATTCTGATTAGTACTGGCACAGTACCACCACTACCACTAGTGGCAGCAGCTATTTCCTTGAACATCTTTGGTGTTTTTCTACACTTTGCTAGCGATACCCAGAAGTACTATACCCTTAAGTATCAGAAGGGATTAATAACAGAAGGGTTCTTTGCTCGTTGCCGCAACACAAATTATCTGGGAGAAATATTTATTTATACTGCCTTCGCCATGCTGACTCAACACTGGCTCCCATTCTTGATTCTCGGAGGTTTTATCAGCATGATATTTATTCCAAATATGCTTAAAAAAGACTCTTCTTTATCTCGTTACTCTGAGTTTGATGACTACAAAAATCGTTCTGGGCTTTTATTGCCAAAACTGTTTTTAATGCCAGTTTCTAAGCAACAAGAAAAGACTGTTATTTAA
- a CDS encoding cation:proton antiporter domain-containing protein, whose protein sequence is MQEDFRLIVDLVLVLGVAACGGLLAALLRQPVLLGYLIGGMIIGPAGLGLIKELIQVETLAQFGVAFLLFALGVEFSFAELKKVKAIALGGGGLQIALTILITVVVCGLTGAWGALPAKGMFLGCILSLSSTAVVLKCLMEDNETETPHGQVMLGILVVQDLALGLMLAVLPALNQPAETIGITVLTALLLIGLFAAGAVAAGIWLIPPLLQLLARTESKELFLLGVVALCLGIALLTEHLGLSIEMGAFVAGLMISEVEYADQTLTYVEPLRDIFASLFFAAIGMLIDPVFLWNNLELILVLVAIVFVGKFLIITPLVKLFRYPLKTAIIAGLGLAQIGEFSFVLASEGQALGLVSRQIYLLILGTTAVTLMLTPFVLRLVPFLFNFAESMPWLKPYLEEQEARDVSEDLPFKNHVVVCGYGQVGKNLVKLLLQHDLPVVVIDQSERRIEQLREIGVSYVYGNCVSLHVLETAGVNHAKGMAIALPDPMSSRLCLKRALELCPELDLVVRATQDKNIEVLYQLGAKEVVQPEFEASLEMATHLLTGLGLLSPAVVQREMQQIRNDHYLDLRPERSATEVARDLRQATRDLNQRWYPLPSASPLIGMSIEEADMRYLTGVSLMAIRRANGDEIDYPNNQTKLEQGDRLLIVGADEELAALAELAKGQAVVPGENSACQWITVNADAPTLGKTLRDLDIGKQFGVQVQAIRRDGKFIRYPDGGMDLQVSDQVLLCGGLTGLSQLEQLFAVASSAPLSM, encoded by the coding sequence GTGCAAGAAGATTTTAGGCTAATTGTTGATTTAGTTTTAGTTCTAGGAGTTGCAGCCTGTGGCGGACTGTTGGCGGCACTTTTGCGACAACCCGTGCTGCTAGGTTATCTCATTGGCGGGATGATCATTGGGCCAGCCGGACTGGGACTGATTAAAGAACTTATTCAAGTAGAGACTCTGGCACAGTTCGGGGTTGCCTTTTTGTTATTCGCCTTGGGTGTGGAATTTTCCTTTGCGGAACTCAAGAAGGTAAAAGCGATCGCTCTTGGCGGAGGTGGACTCCAGATTGCTTTGACGATTTTGATCACAGTTGTGGTATGCGGGTTAACCGGAGCCTGGGGAGCCTTACCTGCTAAGGGGATGTTTTTAGGATGTATTCTGTCCTTGTCTTCCACGGCGGTTGTCCTCAAGTGCTTAATGGAAGATAACGAAACAGAAACGCCCCACGGGCAAGTTATGCTAGGGATTCTGGTAGTACAGGACTTGGCATTGGGATTAATGTTAGCAGTCTTACCAGCCCTTAACCAACCAGCAGAAACTATTGGCATCACTGTGCTGACAGCACTACTGTTGATTGGTTTATTTGCCGCCGGGGCAGTAGCTGCGGGGATTTGGCTGATACCACCTTTGTTGCAACTGTTAGCCCGTACCGAAAGCAAAGAACTATTTTTATTAGGGGTTGTAGCTCTATGTTTGGGCATTGCTCTGTTGACAGAGCATTTGGGGCTGTCGATTGAGATGGGGGCATTTGTCGCCGGTTTGATGATTTCTGAGGTGGAGTACGCCGATCAAACCCTGACTTATGTGGAACCCTTGCGAGATATCTTTGCCAGTTTATTTTTTGCCGCCATTGGGATGTTAATCGACCCAGTGTTTTTGTGGAACAACCTAGAATTGATTTTGGTGTTAGTGGCAATAGTTTTCGTCGGGAAATTTTTGATTATCACCCCCCTAGTAAAGCTGTTTCGCTACCCTTTGAAAACAGCCATAATCGCTGGTTTGGGACTGGCGCAAATTGGGGAATTTTCCTTTGTCCTCGCTAGTGAAGGGCAGGCATTGGGGCTGGTGTCCCGACAAATATACTTATTAATTTTGGGAACCACAGCAGTTACTCTCATGCTTACTCCCTTTGTCCTGCGGCTAGTGCCATTTTTATTTAACTTTGCCGAATCAATGCCCTGGTTGAAACCGTATTTAGAAGAACAAGAGGCGCGGGATGTATCGGAAGATTTGCCCTTCAAAAACCATGTGGTAGTCTGTGGCTATGGGCAAGTTGGCAAAAATTTAGTAAAGTTGTTGCTGCAACATGACCTGCCTGTGGTGGTAATCGACCAATCAGAGAGGAGAATTGAGCAGTTGCGTGAGATAGGTGTGTCTTATGTCTATGGCAATTGCGTGAGTTTACATGTTCTGGAAACTGCTGGCGTGAATCATGCCAAAGGAATGGCGATCGCACTCCCAGACCCAATGAGTAGTCGTCTTTGCTTGAAACGCGCTTTGGAATTGTGCCCAGAATTAGATTTGGTTGTCCGTGCTACCCAGGATAAAAATATTGAGGTGCTGTATCAATTGGGAGCCAAAGAAGTTGTGCAACCAGAGTTTGAAGCCAGCTTAGAAATGGCAACTCATTTATTAACTGGCTTAGGCTTGTTGTCGCCAGCTGTTGTCCAACGGGAGATGCAGCAAATCCGCAACGATCATTATTTAGATTTGCGGCCAGAACGTTCTGCTACTGAAGTTGCTCGTGATTTACGCCAAGCAACCCGCGATTTAAATCAGCGCTGGTATCCTTTACCATCTGCTTCGCCTTTAATTGGCATGAGCATAGAAGAAGCAGATATGCGCTACTTAACAGGAGTGAGTTTGATGGCAATTCGCCGCGCTAACGGTGATGAAATCGATTATCCCAATAATCAAACCAAATTGGAACAAGGCGATCGCTTACTGATTGTGGGAGCAGATGAAGAACTAGCAGCTTTGGCAGAGTTAGCTAAAGGACAAGCTGTTGTTCCTGGAGAAAATAGTGCTTGCCAGTGGATTACAGTTAATGCAGATGCACCAACGCTAGGTAAAACCCTTAGAGATTTAGATATCGGCAAGCAATTTGGAGTACAGGTACAGGCAATCCGGCGAGATGGTAAATTTATCCGCTATCCTGATGGCGGCATGGACTTGCAAGTTAGCGACCAAGTATTGTTATGTGGTGGCTTGACAGGTCTGAGTCAATTAGAACAGTTATTTGCCGTCGCAAGTTCAGCACCCCTTTCTATGTAA